One region of Dysidea avara chromosome 1, odDysAvar1.4, whole genome shotgun sequence genomic DNA includes:
- the LOC136240196 gene encoding uncharacterized protein isoform X1, whose translation MTHYNTRGMDANRGTPQGSGRTIQSQTPQGRGMDANCGTPQDPGQTIQSRTPQGRGMDANRGTPQGPDHSFQSQTPQGRDMDANRGTPRRLEQRITSRTRGVDNRNSHLVGFYARSRQEQHSEPVTSAIEGKLDQMAAMMQSQQEALSKFAMDNQALRMTVEALKEEVGSMREEIANLQSAGQEGTTPDEALASSNDERLDTNLSGDVKKLYEEFDVDFDLEERGSSSLLRIP comes from the exons ATGACCCATTACAATACtcgag gtatggatgccaaccgtggcacacctcagggTTCAGGTCGGACCAttcaatcacagactccacaaggccgag gtatggatgccaactgtggcacacctcaggatccaggtcagaccattcaatcacggactccacaaggccgag gtatggatgccaaccgtggcacacctcagggACCAGATCACAGCTttcaatcacagactccacaaggccgag atatggatgccaaccgtggcacacctcgAAGATTAGAGCAACGAATTACTTCAAGGACTCGAG GTGTGGATAATAGGAACAGTCATTTGGTTGGATTCTATGCGAGATCTAGACAAGAGCAGCATAGTGAACCTGTGACCTCAGCAATTGAGGGGAAACTTGACCAGATGGCTGCTATGATGCAAAGTCAGCAGGAAGCACTATCAAAGTTTGCCATGGACAATCAGGCATTGAGGATGACCGTAGAAGCCTTAAAAGAAGAAGTTGGGTCAATGAGAGAAGAGATAGCAAACTTACAGTCTGCCGGTCAGGAAGGTACCACACCAGATGAAGCACTTGCTAGCTCTAATGATGAACGTCTCGATACCAATTTGAGT GGAGATGTTAAGAAGCTATATGAAGAATTCGATGTTGATTTTGATTTAGAAGAAAG
- the LOC136240196 gene encoding uncharacterized protein isoform X5 produces MTHYNTRGMDANRGTPQGSGRTIQSQTPQGRGMDANCGTPQDPGQTIQSRTPQGRGMDANRGTPQGPDHSFQSQTPQGRDMDANRGTPRRLEQRITSRTRGVDNRNSHLVGFYARSRQEQHSEPVTSAIEGKLDQMAAMMQSQQEALSKFAMDNQALRMTVEALKEEVGSMREEIANLQSAGQEGTTPDEALASSNDERLDTNLSVD; encoded by the exons ATGACCCATTACAATACtcgag gtatggatgccaaccgtggcacacctcagggTTCAGGTCGGACCAttcaatcacagactccacaaggccgag gtatggatgccaactgtggcacacctcaggatccaggtcagaccattcaatcacggactccacaaggccgag gtatggatgccaaccgtggcacacctcagggACCAGATCACAGCTttcaatcacagactccacaaggccgag atatggatgccaaccgtggcacacctcgAAGATTAGAGCAACGAATTACTTCAAGGACTCGAG GTGTGGATAATAGGAACAGTCATTTGGTTGGATTCTATGCGAGATCTAGACAAGAGCAGCATAGTGAACCTGTGACCTCAGCAATTGAGGGGAAACTTGACCAGATGGCTGCTATGATGCAAAGTCAGCAGGAAGCACTATCAAAGTTTGCCATGGACAATCAGGCATTGAGGATGACCGTAGAAGCCTTAAAAGAAGAAGTTGGGTCAATGAGAGAAGAGATAGCAAACTTACAGTCTGCCGGTCAGGAAGGTACCACACCAGATGAAGCACTTGCTAGCTCTAATGATGAACGTCTCGATACCAATTTGAGT GTGGATTAA
- the LOC136240196 gene encoding uncharacterized protein isoform X3 — MTHYNTRGMDANCGTPQDPGQTIQSRTPQGRGMDANRGTPQGPDHSFQSQTPQGRDMDANRGTPRRLEQRITSRTRGVDNRNSHLVGFYARSRQEQHSEPVTSAIEGKLDQMAAMMQSQQEALSKFAMDNQALRMTVEALKEEVGSMREEIANLQSAGQEGTTPDEALASSNDERLDTNLSGDVKKLYEEFDVDFDLEERGSSSLLRIP, encoded by the exons ATGACCCATTACAATACtcgag gtatggatgccaactgtggcacacctcaggatccaggtcagaccattcaatcacggactccacaaggccgag gtatggatgccaaccgtggcacacctcagggACCAGATCACAGCTttcaatcacagactccacaaggccgag atatggatgccaaccgtggcacacctcgAAGATTAGAGCAACGAATTACTTCAAGGACTCGAG GTGTGGATAATAGGAACAGTCATTTGGTTGGATTCTATGCGAGATCTAGACAAGAGCAGCATAGTGAACCTGTGACCTCAGCAATTGAGGGGAAACTTGACCAGATGGCTGCTATGATGCAAAGTCAGCAGGAAGCACTATCAAAGTTTGCCATGGACAATCAGGCATTGAGGATGACCGTAGAAGCCTTAAAAGAAGAAGTTGGGTCAATGAGAGAAGAGATAGCAAACTTACAGTCTGCCGGTCAGGAAGGTACCACACCAGATGAAGCACTTGCTAGCTCTAATGATGAACGTCTCGATACCAATTTGAGT GGAGATGTTAAGAAGCTATATGAAGAATTCGATGTTGATTTTGATTTAGAAGAAAG
- the LOC136240196 gene encoding uncharacterized protein isoform X4, translated as MTHYNTRGMDANRGTPQGSGRTIQSQTPQGRGMDANRGTPQGPDHSFQSQTPQGRDMDANRGTPRRLEQRITSRTRGVDNRNSHLVGFYARSRQEQHSEPVTSAIEGKLDQMAAMMQSQQEALSKFAMDNQALRMTVEALKEEVGSMREEIANLQSAGQEGTTPDEALASSNDERLDTNLSGDVKKLYEEFDVDFDLEERGSSSLLRIP; from the exons ATGACCCATTACAATACtcgag gtatggatgccaaccgtggcacacctcagggTTCAGGTCGGACCAttcaatcacagactccacaaggccgag gtatggatgccaaccgtggcacacctcagggACCAGATCACAGCTttcaatcacagactccacaaggccgag atatggatgccaaccgtggcacacctcgAAGATTAGAGCAACGAATTACTTCAAGGACTCGAG GTGTGGATAATAGGAACAGTCATTTGGTTGGATTCTATGCGAGATCTAGACAAGAGCAGCATAGTGAACCTGTGACCTCAGCAATTGAGGGGAAACTTGACCAGATGGCTGCTATGATGCAAAGTCAGCAGGAAGCACTATCAAAGTTTGCCATGGACAATCAGGCATTGAGGATGACCGTAGAAGCCTTAAAAGAAGAAGTTGGGTCAATGAGAGAAGAGATAGCAAACTTACAGTCTGCCGGTCAGGAAGGTACCACACCAGATGAAGCACTTGCTAGCTCTAATGATGAACGTCTCGATACCAATTTGAGT GGAGATGTTAAGAAGCTATATGAAGAATTCGATGTTGATTTTGATTTAGAAGAAAG
- the LOC136240196 gene encoding uncharacterized protein isoform X2: MDANRGTPQGSGRTIQSQTPQGRGMDANCGTPQDPGQTIQSRTPQGRGMDANRGTPQGPDHSFQSQTPQGRDMDANRGTPRRLEQRITSRTRGVDNRNSHLVGFYARSRQEQHSEPVTSAIEGKLDQMAAMMQSQQEALSKFAMDNQALRMTVEALKEEVGSMREEIANLQSAGQEGTTPDEALASSNDERLDTNLSGDVKKLYEEFDVDFDLEERGSSSLLRIP, from the exons atggatgccaaccgtggcacacctcagggTTCAGGTCGGACCAttcaatcacagactccacaaggccgag gtatggatgccaactgtggcacacctcaggatccaggtcagaccattcaatcacggactccacaaggccgag gtatggatgccaaccgtggcacacctcagggACCAGATCACAGCTttcaatcacagactccacaaggccgag atatggatgccaaccgtggcacacctcgAAGATTAGAGCAACGAATTACTTCAAGGACTCGAG GTGTGGATAATAGGAACAGTCATTTGGTTGGATTCTATGCGAGATCTAGACAAGAGCAGCATAGTGAACCTGTGACCTCAGCAATTGAGGGGAAACTTGACCAGATGGCTGCTATGATGCAAAGTCAGCAGGAAGCACTATCAAAGTTTGCCATGGACAATCAGGCATTGAGGATGACCGTAGAAGCCTTAAAAGAAGAAGTTGGGTCAATGAGAGAAGAGATAGCAAACTTACAGTCTGCCGGTCAGGAAGGTACCACACCAGATGAAGCACTTGCTAGCTCTAATGATGAACGTCTCGATACCAATTTGAGT GGAGATGTTAAGAAGCTATATGAAGAATTCGATGTTGATTTTGATTTAGAAGAAAG